In the genome of bacterium, the window TTATGCCCAGCCACTACAAGAATGGGAAGCTGGCGGTGTATTAGGAATAGGTATCATCTATCAAGACTTAGGTGAGATAGAACTGCGTAATAAATTTAATCACCCACAAGGTTCTATCAATCCCGCTGAGTTTGCCGTGATTTTCTCCTATGCGAAAAAGTATTATGAAAATCTATTATTAGGTGGGAATGTAAAATACATCCAACGCGAGCTTAAGAAAATAAAGGCTAAAGGCGTTGCCTTTGACCTTGGTCTCCTATATTTCCCGCAAATCCCAAAATTCCTGAACCTGTCAGGAACAGGTTTAACCACAGGTCTGTGTCTGGAGAATATAGGTAGTAAGATAAAGGGTGATGAGTTGCCGTTAAACTTACGGCTTGGTGTGGCGTATTCGCCTTTAAATAATCTCTCCTGTAGTTTAGATGTGAACCAACACCTTTATAATTCCGACTTATGTTGGAATCTTGGGCTTGAATATAGATATAGTTTGTTGGCTGTAAGACTGGGCTATTTTGACAAAGGAAGACAGATAAAGGGATTGAGTTATGGATTTGGAATAAAGTATCTGGGCTATCAGCTTGACTTTGCCAATCTTGCCAGTGGTGAGATGGAAAATGCAGAAGATATGAACCGCATATCCCTCTCAGTGAGTTGGTAACCGCAGGCTTTGTATGTGTTTAGCGTGTTCTGAATGACGCTAATTTAAGGCGTAACTCTTTGGTAAATAATAGGCTTTTTAAAAATTCTCTGCGTCTCTGTGTCTCTGCGGTGAAAAACTTCTCTCTTCAAACAAAAGCAAAAAGGAGGTGGTAAGATATTTCAACGCTGGCGAAGAGTTGACATAAAAATCTAAAACAAAAGGAGGTGAAAAAAAATGAAAAAACTAACATTACTTACTATGCTTGTCCTTGGGCTACTTGCTACCGCTACCTATACAACTACAGTATACGCAGAAGATACACAAGCTTATCTTACCCAAACTAATCAAGCTACTGACTATGCTTGGGGATTAGGAAAAGTTACTCCCTGTCACTATGATGGTCCAGGTCCATATGTATCTACTATGACCCATAC includes:
- a CDS encoding PorV/PorQ family protein — translated: MLNKTISLILTILTFPIICQAASDTGADFLKLGIGARPSALGEAFCALADSVDSIYYNPAGLARLKQKEVSAMYGDKREDTARTSLVYAQPLQEWEAGGVLGIGIIYQDLGEIELRNKFNHPQGSINPAEFAVIFSYAKKYYENLLLGGNVKYIQRELKKIKAKGVAFDLGLLYFPQIPKFLNLSGTGLTTGLCLENIGSKIKGDELPLNLRLGVAYSPLNNLSCSLDVNQHLYNSDLCWNLGLEYRYSLLAVRLGYFDKGRQIKGLSYGFGIKYLGYQLDFANLASGEMENAEDMNRISLSVSW